In Mixophyes fleayi isolate aMixFle1 chromosome 4, aMixFle1.hap1, whole genome shotgun sequence, the following proteins share a genomic window:
- the NAP1L1 gene encoding nucleosome assembly protein 1-like 1 isoform X2: MANIDNKETDLDQQDMEDVEEVEEEETGEDANSKARQLTAQMMQNPQILAALQERLDDLVGTPTGYIESLPKVVKRRVNALKNLQVKCAQIEAKFYEEVHALERKYADLYQPLFDKRSEIINATYEPTEEECEWKVDEDEEISDLKEKAKLEEEKKDEEKEDPKGIPEFWLTVFKNVDLLSDMVQEHDEPILKHLKDIKVKFSDIGQPMSFTLEFHFDTNEFFTNDVLTKTYKMRSEPDESDPFSFDGPEIMGCTGCQIDWKKGKNVTLKTIKKKQKHKGRGTVRTVTKTVPNDSFFNFFSPPEVPENGELDDDAEAILTADFEIGHFLRERIIPRSVLYFTGEAIEDDDDDYDEEGEEADDEEGEEEADEENDPDYEPKKDQNPAECKQQ, translated from the exons atggCTAACATAGACAA CAAAGAGACAGATCTTGATCAACAGGATATGGAAGACGTAGAAGAAGTTGAAGAAGAAGAAACTGGGGAGGATGCTAACAGTAAAG CTAGACAATTGACTGCCCAAATGATGCAGAATCCTCAGATTCTTGCTGCTCTTCAAGAAAGACTAGATGACCTTGTGGGTACTCCTACAGGATACATTGAAAG CTTGCCTAAAGTAGTAAAAAGAAGAGTGAATGCACTTAAAAATCTTCAAGTAAAGTGTGCACAAATTGAAGCTAAATTCTATGAAGAGGTCCATGCGTTGGAGAGGAAATATGCAGACTTATATCAGCCCCTCTTTGACAAG AGAAGTGAGATCATAAATGCTACATATGAGCCAACAGAAGAGGAGTGCGAGTGGAAAGTAGATGAAGATGAAGAAATATCA GATCTGAAAGAGAAAGCAAAACTTGAAGAGGAAAAGAAagatgaagaaaaagaagatCCCAAAGGAATTCCAGAATTCTGGTTaactgtatttaaaaatgttgatctACTAAGCGACATGGTCCAG GAGCATGATGAGCCAATCCTGAAGCATTTAAAGGACATAAAAGTGAAATTTTCAGATATTGGTCAACCAATG AGTTTCACCTTAGAATTCCATTTTGATACAAATGAATTCTTCACAAATGATGTTTtaacaaagacatacaaaatGAGGTCTGAGCCTGATGAATCTGATCCCTTCTCCTTTGATGGACCAGAAATCATGGGCTGTACTGG GTGCCAGATCGACTGGAAGAAAGGCAAAAATGTTACTTTAAAAACTATTAAGAAGAAACAGAAACATAAGGGTCGTGGTACAGTAAGGACCGTAACAAAAACTGTTCCTAATGACTCATTCTTCAACTTCTTCAGTCCTCCCGAAG tACCTGAAAATGGGGAACTG GATGATGATGCTGAAGCAATTCTTACTGCAGACTTTGAAATTGGGCACTTCCTGCGTGAGCGCATAATTCCTCGATCTGTGCTCTACTTCACTGGTGAAGCtattgaagatgatgatgatgat tatgATGAAGAGGGCGAAGAGGCAGATGATGAG GAAGGGGAAGAAGAGGCAGATGAAGAAAATGATCCAGACTATGAACCGAAG AAAGATCAAAATCCAGCTGAGTGCAAGCAGCAATGA
- the NAP1L1 gene encoding nucleosome assembly protein 1-like 1 isoform X1, translating into MANIDNKETDLDQQDMEDVEEVEEEETGEDANSKARQLTAQMMQNPQILAALQERLDDLVGTPTGYIESLPKVVKRRVNALKNLQVKCAQIEAKFYEEVHALERKYADLYQPLFDKRSEIINATYEPTEEECEWKVDEDEEISEDLKEKAKLEEEKKDEEKEDPKGIPEFWLTVFKNVDLLSDMVQEHDEPILKHLKDIKVKFSDIGQPMSFTLEFHFDTNEFFTNDVLTKTYKMRSEPDESDPFSFDGPEIMGCTGCQIDWKKGKNVTLKTIKKKQKHKGRGTVRTVTKTVPNDSFFNFFSPPEVPENGELDDDAEAILTADFEIGHFLRERIIPRSVLYFTGEAIEDDDDDYDEEGEEADDEEGEEEADEENDPDYEPKKDQNPAECKQQ; encoded by the exons atggCTAACATAGACAA CAAAGAGACAGATCTTGATCAACAGGATATGGAAGACGTAGAAGAAGTTGAAGAAGAAGAAACTGGGGAGGATGCTAACAGTAAAG CTAGACAATTGACTGCCCAAATGATGCAGAATCCTCAGATTCTTGCTGCTCTTCAAGAAAGACTAGATGACCTTGTGGGTACTCCTACAGGATACATTGAAAG CTTGCCTAAAGTAGTAAAAAGAAGAGTGAATGCACTTAAAAATCTTCAAGTAAAGTGTGCACAAATTGAAGCTAAATTCTATGAAGAGGTCCATGCGTTGGAGAGGAAATATGCAGACTTATATCAGCCCCTCTTTGACAAG AGAAGTGAGATCATAAATGCTACATATGAGCCAACAGAAGAGGAGTGCGAGTGGAAAGTAGATGAAGATGAAGAAATATCA GAGGATCTGAAAGAGAAAGCAAAACTTGAAGAGGAAAAGAAagatgaagaaaaagaagatCCCAAAGGAATTCCAGAATTCTGGTTaactgtatttaaaaatgttgatctACTAAGCGACATGGTCCAG GAGCATGATGAGCCAATCCTGAAGCATTTAAAGGACATAAAAGTGAAATTTTCAGATATTGGTCAACCAATG AGTTTCACCTTAGAATTCCATTTTGATACAAATGAATTCTTCACAAATGATGTTTtaacaaagacatacaaaatGAGGTCTGAGCCTGATGAATCTGATCCCTTCTCCTTTGATGGACCAGAAATCATGGGCTGTACTGG GTGCCAGATCGACTGGAAGAAAGGCAAAAATGTTACTTTAAAAACTATTAAGAAGAAACAGAAACATAAGGGTCGTGGTACAGTAAGGACCGTAACAAAAACTGTTCCTAATGACTCATTCTTCAACTTCTTCAGTCCTCCCGAAG tACCTGAAAATGGGGAACTG GATGATGATGCTGAAGCAATTCTTACTGCAGACTTTGAAATTGGGCACTTCCTGCGTGAGCGCATAATTCCTCGATCTGTGCTCTACTTCACTGGTGAAGCtattgaagatgatgatgatgat tatgATGAAGAGGGCGAAGAGGCAGATGATGAG GAAGGGGAAGAAGAGGCAGATGAAGAAAATGATCCAGACTATGAACCGAAG AAAGATCAAAATCCAGCTGAGTGCAAGCAGCAATGA
- the NAP1L1 gene encoding nucleosome assembly protein 1-like 1 isoform X3 translates to MANIDNKETDLDQQDMEDVEEVEEEETGEDANSKARQLTAQMMQNPQILAALQERLDDLVGTPTGYIESLPKVVKRRVNALKNLQVKCAQIEAKFYEEVHALERKYADLYQPLFDKRSEIINATYEPTEEECEWKVDEDEEISEDLKEKAKLEEEKKDEEKEDPKGIPEFWLTVFKNVDLLSDMVQEHDEPILKHLKDIKVKFSDIGQPMSFTLEFHFDTNEFFTNDVLTKTYKMRSEPDESDPFSFDGPEIMGCTGCQIDWKKGKNVTLKTIKKKQKHKGRGTVRTVTKTVPNDSFFNFFSPPEVPENGELDDDAEAILTADFEIGHFLRERIIPRSVLYFTGEAIEDDDDDYDEEGEEADDEEGEEEADEENDPDYEPKV, encoded by the exons atggCTAACATAGACAA CAAAGAGACAGATCTTGATCAACAGGATATGGAAGACGTAGAAGAAGTTGAAGAAGAAGAAACTGGGGAGGATGCTAACAGTAAAG CTAGACAATTGACTGCCCAAATGATGCAGAATCCTCAGATTCTTGCTGCTCTTCAAGAAAGACTAGATGACCTTGTGGGTACTCCTACAGGATACATTGAAAG CTTGCCTAAAGTAGTAAAAAGAAGAGTGAATGCACTTAAAAATCTTCAAGTAAAGTGTGCACAAATTGAAGCTAAATTCTATGAAGAGGTCCATGCGTTGGAGAGGAAATATGCAGACTTATATCAGCCCCTCTTTGACAAG AGAAGTGAGATCATAAATGCTACATATGAGCCAACAGAAGAGGAGTGCGAGTGGAAAGTAGATGAAGATGAAGAAATATCA GAGGATCTGAAAGAGAAAGCAAAACTTGAAGAGGAAAAGAAagatgaagaaaaagaagatCCCAAAGGAATTCCAGAATTCTGGTTaactgtatttaaaaatgttgatctACTAAGCGACATGGTCCAG GAGCATGATGAGCCAATCCTGAAGCATTTAAAGGACATAAAAGTGAAATTTTCAGATATTGGTCAACCAATG AGTTTCACCTTAGAATTCCATTTTGATACAAATGAATTCTTCACAAATGATGTTTtaacaaagacatacaaaatGAGGTCTGAGCCTGATGAATCTGATCCCTTCTCCTTTGATGGACCAGAAATCATGGGCTGTACTGG GTGCCAGATCGACTGGAAGAAAGGCAAAAATGTTACTTTAAAAACTATTAAGAAGAAACAGAAACATAAGGGTCGTGGTACAGTAAGGACCGTAACAAAAACTGTTCCTAATGACTCATTCTTCAACTTCTTCAGTCCTCCCGAAG tACCTGAAAATGGGGAACTG GATGATGATGCTGAAGCAATTCTTACTGCAGACTTTGAAATTGGGCACTTCCTGCGTGAGCGCATAATTCCTCGATCTGTGCTCTACTTCACTGGTGAAGCtattgaagatgatgatgatgat tatgATGAAGAGGGCGAAGAGGCAGATGATGAG GAAGGGGAAGAAGAGGCAGATGAAGAAAATGATCCAGACTATGAACCGAAG GTTTAA